A region of Malaciobacter marinus DNA encodes the following proteins:
- the mgtE gene encoding magnesium transporter, producing the protein MQNDNIIKDPNELLEKIDNLHPSDIAYSLRKIENESIEDFFYILKTIPDELLGEVLLELPDNLRDSAYEELSIQRLTDAVDLLESDDATDIIQEIEEIDKQKAKDIYEGLEEEDKKDIEWLKRYEEDEAGAYMQTELFSAKLSETIGESINRLKNAKANDELVNIHQVFVVNDEKSLIASVSLEDLIIFDFDKTYEDILNEADEYKYRPFKVSDNTHIDEVAKHFEQYDLNVVAVVGYQDMLMGRITSDDILDVIEQNATEQMYQLAGVHEDFEHEDNLITTAKKRAIWLFLNLGTAILASLVIGLFDQTIQAYVALAILMPIVASMGGNAGTQTLAVMVRQLALGDIELENAKNAVRKEVFISLVNGVLFAIIMGFIAWLWFDEKLLGLVIALSMVINLFSAGFFGASIPLLLKKFNIDPAVGSTVLLTTVTDIVGFFSFLMLAKVILL; encoded by the coding sequence ATGCAAAATGATAATATTATAAAAGACCCAAATGAGCTTTTAGAAAAAATAGATAATCTGCACCCCTCAGATATTGCTTACTCATTGAGAAAAATTGAAAATGAAAGTATAGAAGACTTTTTTTATATTTTAAAAACTATCCCAGATGAACTTTTAGGGGAAGTTCTTTTAGAACTTCCTGATAATCTACGAGACTCTGCTTATGAAGAGTTATCAATCCAAAGACTTACAGATGCTGTTGATTTACTTGAATCAGATGATGCAACAGATATTATCCAAGAAATAGAAGAGATTGATAAACAAAAAGCAAAAGATATCTATGAGGGATTAGAAGAAGAAGATAAAAAAGATATTGAATGGCTTAAAAGATATGAAGAGGATGAAGCTGGTGCATATATGCAAACTGAGCTATTCTCTGCAAAATTAAGTGAAACTATTGGAGAATCAATAAACAGACTTAAAAATGCAAAAGCAAATGATGAATTAGTAAATATTCATCAAGTTTTTGTAGTAAATGATGAAAAGTCACTTATAGCTTCAGTTTCACTTGAAGATTTAATAATCTTTGATTTTGATAAAACCTATGAAGATATTTTAAATGAAGCAGATGAGTATAAATATAGACCCTTTAAAGTAAGTGACAATACACATATTGATGAAGTTGCAAAACATTTTGAACAGTATGATTTAAATGTTGTTGCTGTTGTTGGTTATCAAGATATGCTAATGGGAAGAATTACAAGTGATGATATTTTAGATGTAATTGAACAAAATGCAACAGAACAAATGTATCAATTAGCAGGTGTACATGAAGATTTTGAACATGAAGACAATCTTATTACTACTGCAAAAAAAAGAGCAATTTGGTTATTTTTAAACTTAGGAACAGCGATTTTAGCTTCACTAGTTATTGGTTTATTTGATCAAACAATACAAGCATATGTTGCATTGGCAATTTTGATGCCAATTGTAGCATCAATGGGTGGAAATGCAGGAACACAAACATTAGCTGTTATGGTAAGACAATTAGCACTTGGAGATATTGAACTTGAAAATGCAAAAAATGCAGTAAGAAAAGAAGTATTTATCTCTTTAGTTAATGGTGTGCTATTTGCTATAATTATGGGATTTATTGCATGGCTTTGGTTTGATGAGAAACTTCTTGGCTTGGTTATTGCTTTATCTATGGTAATTAATCTTTTTAGTGCAGGTTTTTTTGGAGCTTCAATTCCCTTATTATTAAAAAAATTCAATATTGATCCAGCTGTTGGAAGCACAGTTTTACTTACTACAGTTACTGATATAGTGGGCTTCTTTAGTTTCTTAATGTTAGCTAAAGTAATTCTTTTATAA
- a CDS encoding peptidoglycan DD-metalloendopeptidase family protein, with protein MKIIFTLIIFLTSVFGLQVQELTWPKGESFLTFLDKYNISQNLYFSLEKEDKELCSEIIAGIDYNLMLNEDGSLKQVLIPVSEEMQLHIYEAKKGKYIFEAIPIAYEEIDETIAIEIQRSPFKDIFDATENLALANEVMRVYGRSVNFRGIQKGDFVALKYKQKVRMGKYFGNPELIAAMVEVNGKRNYRLKNRHNEKYYDEKGNGYSKTYFFQIPLTYKRISSQFTRKRWHPVLKRYRAHLGTDFAAPRGRRIYAAGDGKVIFKGRRGGYGNTIIIRHSNGYRTLYAHQSRFKSGLRVGSYVRKGTHIGYVGSTGLSSGPHLHLGLYKNGRAINPLKVITRGKEVKLSGKQKATFIANTKDYVQELDLVVSDQNRELPTKFARKESYTVLQ; from the coding sequence ATGAAAATAATATTTACATTAATCATATTTTTAACATCTGTTTTTGGATTACAAGTTCAAGAATTAACATGGCCAAAAGGTGAAAGTTTTTTAACCTTTCTAGATAAGTATAATATCTCTCAAAATCTCTATTTTAGTTTAGAAAAAGAAGATAAAGAGCTTTGTTCAGAAATTATTGCAGGTATTGATTATAACCTAATGTTAAATGAAGATGGTAGCTTAAAGCAAGTTTTAATACCAGTTTCAGAAGAGATGCAACTACATATTTATGAAGCAAAAAAAGGTAAATATATATTTGAAGCAATACCAATTGCATATGAAGAAATTGATGAAACAATAGCAATTGAAATTCAAAGATCACCATTTAAAGATATATTTGATGCAACAGAAAACTTAGCCTTAGCAAATGAAGTTATGAGAGTTTATGGAAGAAGTGTTAACTTTAGAGGTATTCAAAAAGGTGATTTTGTAGCACTAAAATATAAACAAAAAGTTAGAATGGGTAAATACTTTGGAAACCCTGAATTAATTGCTGCTATGGTAGAAGTAAACGGAAAAAGAAATTATAGATTAAAAAATAGACACAATGAAAAATATTATGATGAAAAAGGAAATGGTTACTCAAAAACTTATTTTTTCCAAATTCCTTTAACTTACAAAAGAATTTCAAGCCAATTTACAAGAAAAAGATGGCACCCTGTATTAAAAAGATATAGAGCCCATCTAGGAACAGATTTTGCAGCCCCTAGAGGAAGAAGAATATATGCAGCTGGTGATGGAAAAGTTATCTTTAAAGGAAGAAGAGGAGGATATGGTAATACCATAATCATAAGACACTCAAATGGATATAGAACACTTTATGCTCACCAAAGTAGATTTAAAAGTGGTCTTAGAGTTGGAAGTTATGTAAGAAAAGGTACTCACATAGGATATGTAGGAAGTACAGGTCTTAGTTCTGGACCTCACTTGCACCTTGGATTATATAAAAATGGAAGAGCTATTAATCCTTTAAAAGTAATAACAAGAGGAAAAGAAGTAAAGCTTTCAGGAAAACAAAAAGCAACATTTATAGCAAATACAAAAGATTATGTTCAAGAGCTTGATTTAGTAGTTAGTGACCAAAATAGAGAACTTCCTACAAAATTTGCAAGAAAAGAGAGTTATACAGTGTTACAATAA